Proteins co-encoded in one Spirosoma endbachense genomic window:
- a CDS encoding cupin domain-containing protein, which translates to MKNKAIGVTLTALLISLASVEANAQTRTESVTDTGAIFPKGQRAPTTNFTGTVWVQQLIEPDSAFNIPVGYVTFEPGARSHWHSHAGGQVLLAMGGIGYYQERGKPIQILRKGDAIKCPPNVPHWHGASPTVGFMQVAITPNTTKGRVTWMKPVTDVEYNNVKK; encoded by the coding sequence ATGAAAAACAAAGCGATAGGAGTAACCCTTACTGCCCTGCTGATCAGTTTAGCCAGCGTTGAGGCAAACGCCCAAACCCGAACGGAAAGCGTAACGGATACGGGTGCTATTTTTCCGAAAGGGCAGCGGGCTCCGACTACTAACTTTACCGGAACCGTCTGGGTGCAGCAATTGATTGAGCCCGATAGCGCCTTCAACATTCCGGTGGGTTATGTGACCTTCGAGCCGGGCGCCCGCTCTCATTGGCATAGCCACGCGGGCGGACAGGTGCTGCTGGCAATGGGGGGCATTGGTTACTATCAGGAGCGGGGAAAACCCATCCAGATCCTTAGGAAAGGTGACGCTATAAAATGCCCCCCGAACGTACCGCACTGGCATGGCGCTTCGCCAACGGTCGGATTTATGCAGGTCGCCATCACGCCCAACACCACCAAAGGACGAGTCACCTGGATGAAGCCAGTCACCGATGTGGAGTATAACAATGTAAAGAAGTAA